One genomic region from Candidatus Saganbacteria bacterium encodes:
- a CDS encoding DUF86 domain-containing protein: MAEFSYAKGRVGDSLHFIANEMKEYENDYGARTWEEYQKDIKLQKLVDRTVENVLTALIEVCGTLLAEKGISAENYSEVLSKAADLFGFDLESQKNLAKLAVQRNRLAHRYLDLKWQAVKAFSEQKGLILRLIEKILNAQSLT; the protein is encoded by the coding sequence ATGGCGGAGTTTTCTTACGCAAAAGGAAGAGTAGGGGATTCATTGCATTTTATTGCGAACGAAATGAAAGAATATGAAAATGACTACGGCGCGAGAACATGGGAAGAGTACCAAAAAGACATAAAACTCCAAAAGTTGGTTGATAGGACGGTTGAAAATGTTTTAACAGCCCTGATCGAAGTTTGCGGAACGCTTTTGGCCGAAAAAGGGATTTCTGCTGAAAATTACAGCGAGGTGCTAAGCAAAGCGGCTGATTTATTTGGATTTGACCTTGAAAGCCAAAAAAATTTGGCAAAGCTTGCGGTGCAGAGAAACCGGCTGGCCCACCGCTATCTTGATTTGAAATGGCAGGCCGTGAAGGCTTTTTCCGAACAAAAGGGATTAATTCTGCGATTAATCGAGAAAATATTAAACGCCCAAAGTTTGACCTGA
- a CDS encoding LL-diaminopimelate aminotransferase — translation MQSGGNFVLPEQSERLLKLPVYVFAKLDKIKAEMQAKGADLIDLGMGNPDIPPPPDVVSALCEAVSNPENHRYPSFEGAPEFKEACAHWCKRQYHIDIDPKDEVVTLIGSKEGVVHFSFAYINPGDAVLVPMPAYPAHFRGPILAGGEPIILPTTEHRGYLPDFKLIEPHVIKKAKMLILSYPTNPTGVLATKEFFAEAVAFCKKHNIILAHDFAYAEIYFEGNKPISIFSIPGAKDVAIEFHTTSKTFGMPGWRCGFAVGNKTLIESLRKIKTNLDYGLFTAVQKAAIVAFNHKNGYMDNVRATYQRRRDVFVDGINSLGWNVKKPQASLYVWIPVPQGFDSTEFTMHLIEKAGVVVSPGVAFGDIGEGYVRIALVASEDRIREALERIKKANITYK, via the coding sequence ATACAAAGCGGAGGAAATTTTGTGCTCCCCGAACAATCAGAAAGGTTATTAAAGCTGCCGGTCTATGTTTTCGCGAAACTCGATAAGATCAAAGCGGAAATGCAGGCAAAAGGCGCAGACCTGATCGACCTCGGCATGGGAAACCCCGATATCCCGCCGCCGCCGGATGTTGTATCGGCTTTATGCGAAGCCGTATCAAATCCGGAAAACCACCGGTATCCTTCGTTTGAAGGCGCTCCCGAATTCAAAGAAGCTTGCGCGCATTGGTGCAAGCGGCAATACCATATTGATATCGATCCCAAAGATGAAGTTGTAACGCTTATTGGGTCAAAAGAAGGCGTTGTCCATTTTTCATTCGCGTATATAAATCCCGGGGACGCGGTATTGGTCCCTATGCCCGCGTATCCCGCCCATTTCAGAGGCCCGATATTAGCCGGCGGCGAACCGATAATCCTTCCGACAACCGAGCATAGAGGATATCTTCCGGATTTCAAATTGATCGAGCCGCATGTTATCAAGAAAGCAAAAATGCTTATATTGAGCTATCCTACAAACCCGACAGGAGTTCTCGCAACAAAGGAGTTTTTCGCGGAAGCGGTCGCATTCTGCAAAAAGCACAATATTATTTTGGCCCATGATTTCGCTTACGCCGAAATTTATTTCGAAGGGAACAAACCCATTTCAATATTTTCGATCCCCGGGGCAAAAGATGTCGCTATCGAATTCCACACAACATCAAAAACATTCGGGATGCCCGGATGGAGATGCGGATTTGCGGTCGGGAACAAAACATTGATCGAAAGCTTAAGAAAGATCAAAACAAATTTGGATTACGGCCTGTTCACGGCCGTACAAAAAGCCGCGATCGTCGCGTTCAACCATAAGAACGGTTACATGGATAATGTCCGTGCCACATATCAAAGAAGAAGGGATGTTTTTGTTGACGGGATAAATTCCTTGGGCTGGAACGTCAAAAAGCCACAAGCTTCACTTTATGTTTGGATACCGGTCCCGCAGGGATTTGATTCTACCGAATTTACGATGCACCTCATAGAAAAGGCCGGAGTAGTTGTTTCCCCCGGAGTCGCATTCGGCGATATCGGCGAAGGATACGTGAGGATAGCGCTTGTAGCATCAGAAGACAGAATAAGAGAAGCTCTCGAACGCATCAAAAAAGCGAATATAACCTACAAATAG
- a CDS encoding ATP-binding protein yields the protein MSNIKRSFVPPNQSFFLFGPRGTGKSTLVKEFFPNSFYVDFLLPDWFRRLSSRPEELLDLLSGRIGSQTVVLDEVQRVPEVLSVIHKLIEEKKGFQFVLTGSSARKLKKAGINLLGGRALMKHLHPFTAPELKTLFNIDSAIQFGLVPVVLAGDNKEESLKAYIDLYIREEVKMEELTRNVGNFSRFLEIASFSHGSILNLSNIARECQIGRKTVESYIDIIVDLLIAFKVPIFSTKAKRVLSNHPKLYFFDPGVFRMLRPHGPLDKNSELAGPALEGLVAQQLRAWMDYKNMDAKLFFWRTLSGNEVDFIVYGENTFLAIEVKNTAIIHPKDTSALKAFGQDYPEAKRIFLYRGKETFTKDNILFQPCEEFLINLT from the coding sequence ATGAGCAATATTAAAAGGTCTTTCGTCCCGCCCAACCAAAGCTTCTTCTTGTTTGGCCCTCGCGGAACAGGAAAATCTACATTGGTAAAAGAATTCTTTCCCAATTCTTTTTATGTTGATTTCCTTCTTCCGGATTGGTTTAGGCGCCTAAGCTCCCGCCCGGAGGAGCTCCTTGACCTATTATCAGGAAGAATTGGATCGCAAACAGTTGTTTTGGATGAAGTGCAAAGGGTGCCGGAAGTTTTGAGCGTTATTCACAAGCTAATAGAAGAAAAAAAAGGCTTTCAATTTGTACTGACCGGCTCAAGCGCAAGAAAACTTAAAAAGGCCGGCATAAATCTTTTGGGCGGGCGCGCCCTGATGAAACATCTCCATCCCTTTACCGCACCGGAGCTAAAAACTCTTTTTAATATTGATAGCGCGATCCAATTTGGCCTGGTCCCTGTTGTTTTAGCTGGAGATAACAAAGAAGAATCTTTAAAAGCTTACATTGATCTATATATCCGAGAAGAAGTTAAAATGGAAGAATTGACAAGAAATGTCGGCAATTTCTCGAGATTTCTGGAAATTGCGAGCTTTTCACATGGTTCCATATTAAATCTTAGCAATATAGCAAGGGAATGCCAAATAGGGAGAAAAACAGTTGAAAGTTACATAGATATTATCGTGGATCTTTTGATCGCGTTCAAAGTCCCGATTTTTTCGACCAAGGCAAAAAGGGTGCTTTCGAATCATCCCAAACTGTATTTCTTTGACCCGGGCGTTTTTCGCATGCTTCGCCCCCATGGCCCGCTCGATAAAAACAGCGAACTTGCCGGCCCCGCGCTTGAAGGGCTAGTAGCGCAACAATTAAGGGCTTGGATGGACTATAAAAATATGGACGCAAAACTTTTTTTCTGGAGGACTTTATCCGGGAACGAGGTTGATTTTATTGTTTATGGAGAAAACACATTTCTAGCGATCGAGGTCAAAAACACCGCCATAATCCACCCGAAAGACACAAGCGCCCTCAAAGCTTTCGGGCAAGATTATCCTGAAGCAAAACGAATATTCTTATATAGAGGGAAAGAAACATTCACGAAGGACAATATTTTATTCCAACCTTGCGAGGAATTCTTAATAAATTTGACTTAA
- the mdh gene encoding malate dehydrogenase: MPKITVVGAGNVGGQCVYRLAQKGFKDIVLIDVVEGLPQGKALDMMQAGSVDGFTANIKGTNDYKDTKGSDVVVITAGLARKPGMSRDDLIAKNAEILASIVKPLKENSPNAILIIVTNPLDAMTYYALKLSGFKPNRVIGMAPVLDGARMKLFIAEALHADLKDVYAEVMGSHGDLMVPIPRLSTVDGKSLTEVLTPEQINAIVQRTRDGGAEIVKLLKTGSAYYAPGSSAAEMTEAIVKDSKKVLGVCAYLNDEYGINDVYLGVPAKLGKNGIEEIVKLDLTADELSQLQTSAKAVKKLCNKLPV; encoded by the coding sequence ATGCCAAAAATAACTGTAGTCGGCGCAGGGAATGTCGGAGGGCAGTGCGTATATCGCTTAGCCCAAAAGGGATTCAAAGATATTGTATTAATTGACGTTGTTGAAGGACTCCCTCAAGGCAAAGCCCTTGATATGATGCAGGCAGGATCCGTTGATGGGTTCACCGCTAATATCAAAGGCACAAACGATTATAAAGATACCAAAGGCTCCGATGTTGTAGTTATTACAGCTGGACTTGCGAGGAAACCTGGAATGTCCCGCGACGATCTTATCGCAAAAAATGCCGAGATCTTAGCTTCAATAGTCAAACCATTAAAAGAAAATTCTCCGAATGCTATTTTAATAATAGTCACAAATCCACTGGATGCCATGACCTATTACGCACTAAAGCTTTCGGGCTTTAAGCCAAATAGGGTAATTGGTATGGCTCCTGTATTGGACGGGGCTCGAATGAAACTCTTCATCGCTGAAGCTCTACATGCCGACCTTAAAGATGTTTATGCGGAAGTCATGGGCAGCCATGGAGATCTTATGGTTCCGATCCCAAGACTTTCAACTGTTGATGGGAAATCATTAACGGAAGTTTTAACTCCGGAGCAGATCAATGCAATCGTTCAAAGGACGAGAGATGGTGGGGCGGAAATAGTTAAACTCTTAAAAACAGGTTCCGCATATTATGCGCCAGGAAGTTCCGCCGCTGAAATGACCGAAGCGATCGTTAAAGACAGTAAGAAAGTCCTAGGCGTTTGCGCATACTTGAACGACGAATACGGAATAAACGATGTCTATCTCGGAGTTCCAGCCAAACTCGGGAAAAATGGCATTGAAGAAATAGTTAAACTCGATCTAACGGCTGACGAGTTATCACAGCTCCAAACATCGGCTAAGGCCGTAAAAAAACTTTGCAACAAACTGCCTGTGTAA
- the rsmA gene encoding ribosomal RNA small subunit methyltransferase A encodes MNDLLRTTKELLSAYNRHAQKRLGQNFLVDQAALDRIVAAAELTPDDDVLEIGCGLGVLTQALASKAKHVTTLDLDREMIQITKEVLSNFQNVNFVHADFLEWLIDRPFTKVVANVPYYITSPIIEKLLNEMRDARHVTRIVLTVQKEVAERICANSGTKKFGSFSVFVQNRADVEIASHISRRSFYPPPNVDSAVLILKPLEHLRYDIKEEVVRAAFSQRRKMIRSTLKKYNLDFEKIGIDSRRRAETLSLEEFERISKET; translated from the coding sequence ATGAACGACTTATTAAGAACTACTAAAGAATTACTTTCCGCATACAACCGACACGCTCAAAAACGATTGGGACAAAATTTTCTTGTCGATCAAGCCGCGTTAGATCGAATTGTTGCTGCCGCAGAACTTACTCCTGATGATGATGTGTTAGAGATCGGGTGCGGGCTTGGCGTATTAACACAAGCTTTGGCTTCAAAAGCCAAGCATGTAACAACGCTCGATCTTGACCGCGAAATGATACAGATAACTAAAGAAGTCTTATCGAATTTTCAAAATGTCAATTTCGTCCATGCCGATTTCTTGGAGTGGTTGATAGATCGCCCATTTACTAAAGTTGTTGCGAATGTTCCGTATTATATAACTTCTCCGATTATTGAAAAACTTTTAAACGAGATGCGAGACGCGAGACACGTGACGCGTATTGTGTTAACGGTGCAAAAAGAAGTAGCGGAAAGAATATGCGCCAATTCCGGGACAAAGAAGTTCGGGTCGTTCAGTGTTTTTGTCCAAAACAGGGCGGATGTTGAGATCGCATCTCATATTTCAAGACGATCGTTTTATCCGCCGCCTAATGTAGATTCGGCGGTTCTTATACTCAAACCATTGGAACATTTGCGTTACGATATTAAAGAAGAAGTTGTGCGTGCGGCTTTTTCCCAGCGCCGCAAGATGATACGAAGTACGCTAAAAAAATACAATCTTGATTTCGAAAAGATTGGCATCGATTCGAGAAGAAGAGCAGAGACTTTAAGCCTAGAAGAATTTGAGAGAATTTCTAAGGAGACTTAA
- a CDS encoding nucleotidyltransferase domain-containing protein, whose product MKEFEVLSKLKKYFKKNSERCGINSAFLFGSFARGFVKKESDIDIAVVFPNGAMSDKETADMAADIATDLELETHKQVDVIPIYNDFRKPFLYYNAIVLGVPLYMKNRELYSGLYNAALFNMEDFNLFGGRLQLEAAKNILKGV is encoded by the coding sequence ATGAAAGAATTCGAGGTCCTTTCCAAGCTAAAAAAGTACTTTAAGAAAAATTCTGAAAGATGCGGCATAAATTCGGCTTTTCTTTTTGGGTCATTCGCAAGAGGTTTTGTTAAAAAGGAATCCGATATTGACATCGCCGTCGTTTTTCCCAACGGAGCAATGTCCGACAAGGAAACCGCCGATATGGCGGCGGATATCGCAACTGATTTAGAGCTTGAAACCCATAAGCAAGTTGATGTTATACCGATATACAATGATTTCAGAAAGCCTTTCCTTTATTATAATGCCATTGTTTTGGGCGTCCCACTGTATATGAAAAACAGAGAGCTTTATTCCGGCCTTTACAATGCCGCCTTGTTTAATATGGAAGATTTTAATCTTTTCGGCGGCCGGCTTCAGCTTGAAGCGGCTAAAAATATATTAAAAGGGGTGTAA
- a CDS encoding transposase, producing MLLPLPSFGKGSAIKDGIHDKGFRNRPLTQVQIARNKSISKRRSIVEGVFGSWKQLYGWVKTKYYGLEKNYLAATLTALSWNMKKWAFSSA from the coding sequence ATGCTTCTACCTTTGCCGTCTTTCGGGAAAGGATCCGCCATAAAAGACGGCATTCACGACAAAGGTTTTAGAAATCGGCCATTGACCCAAGTCCAGATCGCCAGAAACAAAAGCATTTCCAAACGTCGGAGCATTGTCGAGGGTGTTTTTGGTTCTTGGAAACAATTGTATGGCTGGGTTAAGACTAAGTATTACGGCCTTGAGAAAAATTATCTTGCCGCAACTCTGACCGCACTGAGTTGGAATATGAAAAAATGGGCTTTTTCATCAGCGTAG
- the ruvA gene encoding Holliday junction branch migration protein RuvA gives MISHIVGILDQIDLNSITVDVAGIGYKIFATTALINEIGSIGDKVKVYTEQIVREDSNSLYGFRSKEERNLFNALLSVSGIGPKSAMSIISGLPLEKLISAISQGDATLLSSIQGVGSKTAQRIIIELKEKIGKTYGIKPSEIGKGISGDTTMISDAISALITLGYSPREARDAIMKLNIENAKSVEEIIKLALKNLI, from the coding sequence ATGATTTCACATATTGTGGGAATACTAGATCAAATAGACTTAAATTCGATAACTGTCGATGTAGCAGGTATTGGCTATAAAATATTCGCAACGACAGCTCTTATAAACGAAATAGGCTCTATAGGCGATAAAGTAAAAGTTTATACCGAACAAATTGTAAGGGAAGACTCGAATTCTCTCTATGGTTTCAGGTCAAAAGAAGAAAGAAATCTATTTAACGCCCTACTTTCAGTTTCAGGAATAGGGCCTAAGAGCGCAATGTCTATCATATCAGGACTTCCGCTCGAAAAGCTTATTTCAGCGATATCCCAGGGCGATGCAACGCTATTATCATCAATTCAAGGTGTCGGATCAAAAACGGCCCAGAGAATAATAATAGAACTCAAAGAAAAAATTGGAAAAACCTATGGGATAAAGCCATCTGAAATTGGCAAAGGTATTTCTGGTGACACGACAATGATATCGGATGCGATATCCGCTTTAATAACGCTTGGATATTCGCCGCGTGAAGCGCGCGACGCGATAATGAAGCTAAATATCGAGAACGCAAAGAGTGTTGAAGAAATAATTAAATTAGCTCTGAAAAATCTGATTTAA
- a CDS encoding YqeG family HAD IIIA-type phosphatase, whose amino-acid sequence MNEYFKNFLETFRPNEYLDSIYQVDFTTLRKKGIKALILDLDETLLPKELLEISPVLFSFIEGIKDKGFSIYLMSNSSKEKRVEHVASTFKIPYMTYAMKPLPFSYNSAMKELGVINSETAVIGDQLFMDILGGNWARMYTIMVRPMNPEKLWIRKVMRQAEDWVLKQLSL is encoded by the coding sequence ATGAACGAATACTTTAAAAATTTTCTCGAAACTTTTCGACCAAATGAATATTTGGATTCGATATATCAAGTTGACTTCACAACTCTTCGGAAAAAAGGGATCAAAGCATTAATTTTGGATCTTGATGAAACACTTCTACCAAAAGAACTACTAGAAATCTCCCCTGTCCTTTTCTCGTTCATCGAGGGGATAAAAGATAAAGGCTTTTCGATCTATTTGATGTCTAATAGCTCAAAAGAAAAACGCGTCGAGCATGTGGCGAGCACATTTAAGATCCCTTATATGACATATGCCATGAAGCCTTTGCCGTTTTCATATAATTCCGCAATGAAAGAGCTGGGCGTTATAAATTCCGAGACGGCTGTGATCGGCGACCAGTTATTTATGGATATTTTGGGCGGGAACTGGGCTCGAATGTATACAATAATGGTAAGGCCGATGAATCCTGAAAAATTATGGATCAGAAAGGTTATGCGCCAGGCGGAAGATTGGGTTTTGAAGCAATTAAGTTTGTAA
- the ruvC gene encoding crossover junction endodeoxyribonuclease RuvC, which produces MKTLGIDPGTAIMGFGLVTDSERSLKALEFGCIRTTKENLPHERLRILYEKLGKLLKELRPDCIAIERLFFATNSKTAISVGEARGVALLAAARAKVVVAEYTPLQVKLAITGYGKADKNQVGQMVKNLLKLEEVPKPDDTADALAIAICHLHSYHII; this is translated from the coding sequence ATGAAAACACTCGGAATCGATCCGGGAACTGCAATAATGGGTTTTGGCTTGGTAACTGATTCCGAAAGATCGCTAAAAGCTTTGGAGTTTGGCTGCATCAGGACCACAAAAGAAAACCTCCCTCACGAAAGGTTGCGTATCCTTTACGAGAAATTGGGAAAACTCCTAAAAGAACTTCGTCCCGATTGCATCGCTATCGAACGGCTCTTTTTTGCAACAAACAGCAAAACAGCGATTTCTGTCGGGGAAGCTAGAGGAGTGGCCCTTTTGGCTGCAGCGAGAGCAAAAGTTGTTGTAGCAGAATACACCCCTCTTCAAGTAAAGCTTGCGATAACAGGTTATGGGAAAGCGGATAAAAACCAAGTCGGACAGATGGTTAAGAATCTTCTCAAGCTTGAAGAAGTCCCAAAACCGGATGATACAGCCGACGCTCTTGCCATTGCCATTTGCCACCTTCACTCATATCATATAATATAG
- a CDS encoding transposase, which translates to MIIFKALLLAQWHDLSDRDLEEALNDRISFRKFAGLKWEEQAPDASTFAVFRERIRHKRRHSRQRF; encoded by the coding sequence ATTATCATTTTCAAAGCGCTCCTGCTGGCGCAGTGGCACGACTTAAGCGATCGAGATTTGGAAGAAGCGCTAAACGATCGGATCAGTTTCCGAAAATTCGCCGGGCTCAAGTGGGAAGAGCAAGCGCCTGATGCTTCTACCTTTGCCGTCTTTCGGGAAAGGATCCGCCATAAAAGACGGCATTCACGACAAAGGTTTTAG
- a CDS encoding fumarate hydratase C-terminal domain-containing protein — translation MPAGRQEITIKAPLKDEEISKLKVGDRVFINGILYVARDLAHMRIIGLIEKKKPLPFDMKGQIIFYAGPTPGKNSLVSTIGPTTASRMDKFHEELLAQGIKATIGKGPRNPDVKKVLEKYRAVYFIATGGVAALLGEKVISAEMVAFPELGPEAILKLEVSKFPVIVAYDSNGGDLFEEGRKKYGT, via the coding sequence ATGCCTGCCGGCAGGCAGGAAATAACTATAAAAGCTCCATTAAAAGACGAAGAAATATCAAAACTGAAAGTTGGAGACCGGGTTTTTATCAATGGGATCCTATATGTTGCTCGTGATCTAGCCCATATGAGAATTATTGGACTAATAGAGAAGAAAAAACCTCTTCCATTCGATATGAAAGGCCAAATAATATTTTATGCGGGGCCAACGCCGGGTAAAAATAGTTTGGTTTCAACAATTGGGCCTACCACGGCATCGCGCATGGACAAATTTCATGAAGAGCTTCTCGCACAAGGAATAAAAGCGACAATAGGGAAAGGGCCAAGAAATCCCGATGTTAAAAAAGTTTTAGAAAAATATAGGGCTGTCTATTTTATCGCAACCGGTGGAGTGGCGGCGCTTCTAGGCGAGAAGGTTATAAGCGCGGAGATGGTCGCATTCCCCGAACTTGGGCCAGAAGCGATCTTAAAACTCGAAGTTTCGAAATTCCCGGTAATTGTCGCGTATGATTCCAATGGCGGAGACCTTTTTGAGGAAGGACGAAAAAAATACGGAACCTGA
- a CDS encoding SUMF1/EgtB/PvdO family nonheme iron enzyme — MAGFEVKLRAGETRNWGALRQRATLAGDPRRIRAGDDLSNLAELIALRGTRQIALPEMIALSQKLSIMKPEVTVGLFKQVMKGYEIIGHNADKLKALIDEPKAAETALTYVRLLDAREFAKWLSAQTGRKFRVQTENEWSKARDQLSGNNWTWTETKYSGDTYVLRHLGSDYRDFNGPEDRCSSDAVRLVEDI, encoded by the coding sequence ATGGCAGGTTTTGAAGTTAAATTAAGAGCAGGGGAAACCAGGAACTGGGGAGCATTAAGGCAAAGAGCAACATTAGCAGGCGATCCTAGGAGAATAAGAGCCGGAGACGATTTATCGAATTTGGCTGAACTTATAGCTTTGCGCGGTACTCGACAAATAGCACTTCCAGAAATGATCGCCCTTTCACAGAAGCTTAGCATTATGAAGCCTGAAGTTACTGTTGGTTTGTTCAAACAAGTGATGAAAGGATATGAAATCATCGGCCATAACGCCGATAAGCTTAAAGCTCTTATTGATGAGCCTAAAGCCGCGGAAACAGCCCTAACTTATGTAAGGTTATTGGATGCTAGAGAATTTGCCAAATGGTTGAGCGCCCAAACCGGCAGAAAATTCAGAGTTCAAACTGAAAATGAATGGTCAAAGGCTAGAGACCAATTGTCAGGAAACAACTGGACTTGGACAGAAACTAAATATTCTGGCGATACTTATGTTCTCCGTCACCTGGGCAGCGACTACCGCGACTTCAACGGTCCAGAGGATCGTTGTAGCAGCGATGCGGTCCGTCTTGTCGAGGACATATAA
- the pdxA gene encoding 4-hydroxythreonine-4-phosphate dehydrogenase PdxA, whose protein sequence is MNRPIIAITMGDPSGIGPEVTVKAATNPEITNVARIVVIGDRKVIQYAIKIAHLPGVTVNPIKKIEDAKFQRNQIDVLDLDNVDMNKLKLGEVSSMCGKASFQYIEEATKLALSKKIDGITTGPINKEAIHKAGYKFQGHTEIFAKKSKTKKYGMMFVSDKLWVILVTTHLPLKSVSRSINKANVLEKIIMANDALSKAKRKKGKIGVAGLNPHAGEAGIFGSEEIKIIKPAVDEAKKMGINVRGPISPDAIFNLASAGAFDIVVAMYHDQGLIPLKLLSFNKSVNVTVGLPFIRTSVDHGTGFDIVGRGDANPGSMIQAIKVAASFARANK, encoded by the coding sequence ATGAATAGACCGATAATTGCGATCACTATGGGAGACCCATCTGGAATTGGGCCAGAGGTAACTGTTAAGGCTGCCACAAATCCCGAGATTACAAATGTTGCAAGGATCGTTGTTATAGGCGACAGAAAAGTGATCCAATACGCGATAAAGATCGCACATCTGCCGGGAGTTACCGTAAATCCAATAAAAAAGATCGAAGACGCCAAATTCCAAAGAAATCAGATCGATGTGCTGGATCTCGATAATGTCGATATGAACAAGCTGAAATTGGGAGAAGTTTCATCCATGTGCGGAAAAGCTTCGTTTCAATATATCGAAGAGGCGACAAAGCTGGCGCTTAGTAAAAAAATCGATGGCATTACAACTGGGCCAATAAATAAAGAAGCTATTCACAAAGCCGGGTACAAATTCCAAGGCCATACCGAGATATTCGCTAAAAAGTCCAAGACAAAAAAATACGGGATGATGTTCGTCTCCGACAAACTTTGGGTAATACTCGTTACAACACACTTGCCTTTGAAATCCGTATCGCGAAGCATTAATAAAGCCAACGTATTGGAAAAAATTATTATGGCGAATGACGCATTAAGTAAAGCCAAAAGAAAAAAAGGCAAGATAGGTGTTGCAGGACTTAATCCTCACGCTGGCGAAGCCGGCATTTTTGGGTCGGAAGAAATAAAAATAATAAAGCCCGCTGTTGATGAAGCAAAAAAAATGGGGATCAATGTCAGAGGCCCAATTTCTCCCGATGCAATATTTAATTTGGCATCCGCCGGAGCTTTCGATATCGTAGTTGCCATGTACCACGATCAAGGCCTTATTCCTCTTAAACTTTTGTCTTTCAACAAATCTGTAAATGTCACGGTGGGGCTTCCTTTTATTCGCACATCAGTCGATCACGGGACAGGTTTTGACATAGTAGGGCGCGGGGATGCTAACCCGGGCAGTATGATACAGGCCATAAAAGTTGCGGCATCGTTTGCCCGCGCGAATAAATGA
- a CDS encoding fumarate hydratase produces MREIAASKIKASVANLCSLAAYDLPQDLEEVLNHDLAHETSPLGRQIISEIIKNAEIARHKKLPICQDTGMACVFVELGQDVHILDGDITESINEGVSLGYKDLRKSIVSDPFHRVNTNDNTPANIHLEIVPGDKIKITVLLKGGGAENASFVQMFLPTAKKEEIVDFIVKKVKENGPKACPPIIVGVGIGGSFDTVAYLAKKSLIRPVKSHNSAFEIAEFEKEMLEKINKTGVGPMGVGGNITALAVHIITAPCHIASLPVAVNFGCHANRYKEIIL; encoded by the coding sequence ATGCGAGAAATTGCCGCTTCAAAAATAAAAGCTTCCGTTGCGAACTTGTGTTCGCTTGCGGCGTATGACCTGCCGCAAGACCTCGAGGAAGTGTTGAACCACGATCTAGCGCACGAGACATCCCCGCTTGGCCGCCAAATAATTTCTGAAATTATAAAAAACGCAGAGATCGCAAGACATAAGAAGCTGCCAATATGCCAAGATACAGGTATGGCATGCGTTTTTGTTGAATTGGGCCAGGATGTGCACATTTTGGACGGGGATATCACCGAATCGATCAATGAGGGTGTTAGCCTCGGATACAAAGATCTCCGAAAATCAATCGTGTCCGATCCATTCCACAGAGTTAATACAAATGATAACACGCCTGCAAATATTCATTTAGAAATTGTTCCGGGGGATAAAATAAAAATTACGGTTTTGCTAAAGGGCGGGGGAGCCGAGAATGCGAGTTTTGTGCAAATGTTCCTGCCAACCGCAAAAAAAGAAGAGATCGTCGATTTTATTGTAAAAAAAGTCAAAGAAAACGGGCCAAAAGCTTGCCCTCCAATAATTGTAGGTGTTGGAATTGGCGGATCGTTCGATACGGTAGCTTATCTTGCTAAAAAATCCTTGATCCGTCCGGTAAAAAGCCATAATAGTGCATTCGAAATAGCCGAATTTGAAAAAGAAATGCTCGAAAAAATTAACAAAACGGGTGTTGGGCCTATGGGCGTTGGCGGCAACATTACGGCGCTTGCTGTCCATATAATTACAGCGCCATGCCACATCGCGAGTCTTCCTGTTGCCGTGAATTTTGGTTGTCATGCGAATAGGTATAAAGAAATAATATTATGA